Part of the Pseudomonadota bacterium genome is shown below.
GAGTTACATCAAAGAAAAGTGAAACTCCCCGTGGCAAACTACGGATCATTCTGTAAAGGTTTTCGTAAATCTCAACTACGTTTCAACCAATATCCTGGTTTTCTTTTTGAGTGTGCGACTGCAATTATATGTATATGGTCTGGTTCAATACTAAAAAAGATAGAGTATGGAAATTGGAATAAAAGCAAACGCCTGAAAGGCTTGCGTAGAACCCTATACCTAAAAGGGGCTGTTGAAATACTTTTTGTTGCAGACTCAACAGCCTCTTTAAATCTAGCTCCCAGGCCTGGCTGACATTCCTCATAATAACGTACCGCATCTAAGAATTCAGATTTTGCCTCGGGATCAAAAATAACAGGTATCATTTCAGAATTAAATCTGCTTCAGCAAAAACAGCCTGAGAAGTAATTCCTGG
Proteins encoded:
- a CDS encoding type II toxin-antitoxin system RelE/ParE family toxin; the encoded protein is MIPVIFDPEAKSEFLDAVRYYEECQPGLGARFKEAVESATKSISTAPFRYRVLRKPFRRLLLFQFPYSIFFSIEPDHIHIIAVAHSKRKPGYWLKRS